The region AAAAGTAAATGGCTATCGGCCAGGAATGTGGTTGTGTTTACTAATGAAAGGCTGAGCTCTTGTctggtttctgtgttttgcaGGGATTCTTTGGAAAGCTGAAGGGCTCGTAAGTTTTAGTTCATGCATTAGTTCCTGCAATCAAACTGCACTGCAGCATCCTAACTGTTCTCTTTCTGTGAGGCACAGTGGACCTCCAGCACCAGCCAGAAGGACAGGTTAGAGTGCGAATGTAGCGTTTTTCCTCTCTACTTCCTCATTAGTTGATCAACTTACTGTCATCAGTGCGTTTACTGAATCATCTCTTCCAGAAAACAATGTGGGATGGCCGCAGGGCGATTATGTAAGTTGAGAGGCAGCACGTTCCCTTTATTTGTTCTTTAATTACATGGTATTTTCCCAAATGTATTCTGAAATTGCTGTTTCCTACATGCAATTGTTTCTTTTGAGGATTTATAATGGTAAATGTTTGAGTTTGAGGCTAAAATCTGATTTCTGTGATGCCAGGGTCAAGAAGACGGCGACACGTATGAAGCGCCTCCGTGTCAGCGTGCGGCTGTAAAAGTGCCCCAGAGGCAGTTGGCAGACAATGTTTATCTGGGTAACATTCATTACTGCAGCTGAGGCTGGGACATAACCTGAGCAACAGTCAAATCTCAAACGTTGTTATGCTGCTTTCCTCAGAAAGGTCAGTGGCCAAACCTGCTGTTCCACAGAGGCAGGCGCCACCTCCACCCACATCTGGCAGATTTGTGGTAACAGCAGAtgacccctcccccaccatccCAATACTGAAGGCTTTCTTAAAGATGtcaaatgaattaaaataatgGGACTTGTCTTGTAGAAATCCCACCAACAAGCCGAGGATCCATTTAATGACCCCAACGGCAGGAAACGTGGGTTATTCACCTGTGCTTACTCTCACTTCACCGTCTGCATGCATAAATAATTTAACCTTTACCTTTTCTTTGTCGCAGCACCTGCAATAGACAGAAATGAAAAGCCTGGGAAAAAGAGGCTGTTGCTTCCGCCGGTGCAGAgtctcccaccccctccagttGAGGAAGGTGCAGAAACCCCAGAAACACAAAATTTCTAGCCTACAAAGTTTATTTACAGCCTACAATGACTTATTTATcaattaaaactggaaaaatcaTAAGAAAGAACCGGGCCAAATGCAGAAACAGGGTTCTTTTTTGGAAGAAAGCGATCGCCACCTTGTGTAAAACCCGTGAACTGCACGTTGAATGGACCGAACGGTTGCACGGAGATGCACAAGTCTGCCAAAAATCCTGAGCTACATGAGCATCCCACACAAACGTCAGATACaacgtgtgtgcatgtttgtgaaaTCACAATGACACTTTATAGCACTTGACACACAGGCCCTGTTATTTCTGCCACTCGGTGTTGTGTTTTGATTGGCTGTGTGACACAAATGCTACAAAAATCACTTCATGCGTCTGCATTTCAGATGTCTACTTGGACCCAAATGAAGAACAGGTACATCTAACCATAGAttgaatctttttttaattgcaaCACACTTATGTAGCCCCAACGAGATGGGTTAAGTACAGAAGCCACACTGACCATCTCCAGTTATATTAAACGCACTTTGGTCCATTTTATTGCTCCAGGAGGAAGATGACGTGTATTTAGAGCCCACTGAGGGTAAGTTGCACCAGACTTCAGGAGAACCGTCTCTGATCATGAAAATCAGAGATCAGCATTTTCCATAACGGCTGCATATGTTGTGAAAGACAattcccttcctcttcctcaccatcaGCCTGCAGTCCTGCTCCTCACAGGCCAATGATGACCCCTCCATCTCCACAGACACACTTCGGGGCGCCTGCCGCACCCATGTGAGTGCTTCCATCCTGATGCCACCAGTGTGTGATGACACAGATTAACCTGGACTAAACTGTAACACGTCCACATCTCATCCGTCTTGGATGAACAGTCATTTCAGGCTGAATCCCCTCGAACACACATGATAAATCAGCGTTCTCTCTCAGCAGGGTGAAGCCTCCGGTTCCCAGGGCAAAGTCTGTGAGTCCGTCTGCTGAGCTCAGTGTTTTCGTTTCCCTGACGAGGCCTCGCGATCGCTGGTGCCGAGCATTTCCATTTAACgttcctttccttttctttgttttagcaTTCCACCCTGCCCTccttaaatgtggaaaaatcagGTACACGTGCGCTCGTTTACCAGAACCCTGCACTTGATGCATAAATGTTCCCGCCAATCACATCGGCGAGACCATTTTGATGGCGTTCCCTCGTCTCTGAACCCACAGCTGAAATGAGGCGCGCTACGTTGGCCGCCACCCTCCCTCCACCGCCAGCCCCCAGCGTGAGACCCCCTCCGCCTGTAAACATGGAGGCCAAAGTCagggaggagaggctggagaggtccagtgtttgttttggtgttgcAGCTGATGCCAGTGCAGTTAAATTCAGCGTTTAACATCAGCGTTCTGTCTTGGTTGCAGCTCTCCGATCCCTGTGGCAGACACGAGGACCGCGGGTGAGACTGAGGTTTATTTTTCATTGCTAATATTGCAGGAGTTAAACTTTTACACAACTTGTACTTGTCTAAAGTTTTACCTAGCGGTGTGAGAACAACCAAACAGTCTGGGACTGAGGTACGTGATCCACCTGGAGGAGGCATCTCGCCTGAGTTTGTGACCATTTTCCCAGTTATTGATATGTAGATGTCATGTCAGGGCAAAGAGTGGTTTGCTGGAGACTGCAACAGGAAGACGGCGGAAGCACTTTTATTGAGGGTCAAAAAGGTACAAaacatgtttcattttaaacaaaaacaccaaGGAACTGAAGGTTTAGCAGGTGGGCTTTTTGTTTAAACGGAAGAGACCattcattttagtttttctctttttcaattTTCTAGTCGTTCTTTGAAATTTGCCGGGATTTCCTGCCTTTTTGTGTTCATTTGTTCTTGCAGGACGGCGCTTTTCTCATTCGACACAGTTCAGCCCAGAGCAGCCGGCAGCCATACACCCTGGCCGTGCTCTACGAGAACAAGGTCTACAACATTCCCATTCGCTTCCTGGAAGAGCTCCGAGGGTATGCCCtgggaaaagagggaaagacgAATGAAGAGGTGAAAAGACGGAAGACGGAAAGACAGAAACGGAGAAATTTaaactgtgtttgtttaacGTAACGTCTTCATGTCTTTTTTGCTGTCTCAGATTTTCTGCACGCTTGATGAGATGATTTCACACCACCAACAGAACCGGCTGCTTCTGATAAACAGCCAGAGTCAGGCCAAGCACACCACATTTTTAACCCATCCTGCCTGCCCATGAAATCCCACTGCAGAGTCAGGAGCACCAGTCATTAAAGATAAGGAAACCGCTGTAAAGGTTTCCCACCTGAGTGACACTATCTTTACTGAAGAACCTCTATTTTCTTGTTGCATTAGACACTGAAAATGATTTAATTCAAAATGATGTAAAGCACATATATTTTCTTCAGTCCGCTTCCTCTAATGTTAGAAGGTTTTGAGACAGAAGACTGGCGCAGATTTCAACCCTGTGCGTTATGGGAGGAGCCACGTATACGAATTAAACTTTGTCGTGTTCTTTCATGTGTTTCCTTTTGCTAATTTGATCAGTTTGAGTTTGATGAAACATGTGACATCATGCTTGGGGCGCTAACATTATTAACAAGCCTGATAATTGCCCGTTAGAGACCAAGGTCTGGATTTTTGGTCTCTtttgggtgtgtatgtgtgtgtgtgtgtgtgtgtggtgtgtgtgtgtgtgtgtggtgtgtgtgtgtgtgtgtgtgtgtgtgtgtttatgctgttTCTTGATCAGATGATTCTGGGTACATTTGCTTCCTGTCTGTAAAATAATGTCTGTTTTGCGAAGCCCCATCCTAATCCTGCAACAAAGCAGAGCCAATTCAAGTATGATTTAAAGGTCCAGTGCAGTTTTATAGAAACATTTAAGCGCAGATAATCATGTGTTTACAAAGTGCAATTACCTTAGGATGGCAATCACTGTGCTTCTATTCATGTGGACGA is a window of Takifugu flavidus isolate HTHZ2018 chromosome 5, ASM371156v2, whole genome shotgun sequence DNA encoding:
- the si:dkeyp-117b11.1 gene encoding B-cell linker protein isoform X1 — encoded protein: MAMGFFGKLKGSGPPAPARRTENNVGWPQGDYGQEDGDTYEAPPCQRAAVKVPQRQLADNVYLERSVAKPAVPQRQAPPPPTSGRFVKSHQQAEDPFNDPNGRKPPAIDRNEKPGKKRLLLPPVQSLPPPPVEEDVYLDPNEEQEEDDVYLEPTEACSPAPHRPMMTPPSPQTHFGAPAAPIRVKPPVPRAKSHSTLPSLNVEKSAEMRRATLAATLPPPPAPSVRPPPPVNMEAKVREERLESSPIPVADTRTAVLPSGVRTTKQSGTEGKEWFAGDCNRKTAEALLLRVKKDGAFLIRHSSAQSSRQPYTLAVLYENKVYNIPIRFLEELRGYALGKEGKTNEEIFCTLDEMISHHQQNRLLLINSQSQAKHTTFLTHPACP
- the si:dkeyp-117b11.1 gene encoding B-cell linker protein isoform X2; translated protein: MAMGFFGKLKGSGPPAPARRTENNVGWPQGDYGQEDGDTYEAPPCQRAAVKVPQRQLADNVYLERSVAKPAVPQRQAPPPPTSGRFVKSHQQAEDPFNDPNGRKPPAIDRNEKPGKKRLLLPPVQSLPPPPVEEDVYLDPNEEQEEDDVYLEPTEACSPAPHRPMMTPPSPQTHFGAPAAPMVKPPVPRAKSHSTLPSLNVEKSAEMRRATLAATLPPPPAPSVRPPPPVNMEAKVREERLESSPIPVADTRTAVLPSGVRTTKQSGTEGKEWFAGDCNRKTAEALLLRVKKDGAFLIRHSSAQSSRQPYTLAVLYENKVYNIPIRFLEELRGYALGKEGKTNEEIFCTLDEMISHHQQNRLLLINSQSQAKHTTFLTHPACP
- the si:dkeyp-117b11.1 gene encoding SH2 domain-containing protein 6 isoform X3, with the protein product MLLSSERSVAKPAVPQRQAPPPPTSGRFVKSHQQAEDPFNDPNGRKPPAIDRNEKPGKKRLLLPPVQSLPPPPVEEDVYLDPNEEQEEDDVYLEPTEACSPAPHRPMMTPPSPQTHFGAPAAPIRVKPPVPRAKSHSTLPSLNVEKSAEMRRATLAATLPPPPAPSVRPPPPVNMEAKVREERLESSPIPVADTRTAVLPSGVRTTKQSGTEGKEWFAGDCNRKTAEALLLRVKKDGAFLIRHSSAQSSRQPYTLAVLYENKVYNIPIRFLEELRGYALGKEGKTNEEIFCTLDEMISHHQQNRLLLINSQSQAKHTTFLTHPACP